GGTCGCAAATCGATGTGCTCAATTGGTTTGCCGGTACTGCCGACCTTGGGGTGCAAATTCCCGCGCGGCCCTGGGTCGACACCGCCCATAAAAACGGGGTGAAGGTGATAGGCTCTGTCTTTCTCGGGGTGGCGCAGTGGGGCGGCAGCGCCGACAAGGTTGAGGCCCTGCTCGAGCAGGACGCCCAAGGGCACTTTATTGTTGCCGACAAACTTATCCAGATGGCCCGCTATTACGGTTTTGATGGTTGGCTGATTAATCAGGAAACCGACCTGACCGCCGTGAAGGATGCCGACAACAATTTGGTGGCGGATAAAAGCGATCCGGTGCGCGGCCGGGAATTGGCCGGGCGTATGCTCGCCTTTGTGCAATACCTTACCGCCAACGCCCCCCAGGGCATGGAAATCCACTGGTACGACGCCATGATTGCCAGCGGCGAGGTACGTTGGCAAAACCAGCTCAATCAGCATAACCGGGCTTATTTGCAAGACAGGGTGCAGGACGATTCGCCGGGTGGTTTACAAAGCAGTCTACAAAACACAGTTCGCTCATCCGATGCCATCTTCCTCAACTACTGGTGGAACAAAGACATGGTGCGCGCATCTGTGCAGGAGGCTGAGGCCCTGGGCCGTTCTCCCTATGATGTGTATGTGGGGGCCGATCTCTGGCCGAGCCGCAATGCCCAGCGTGCCTTCAGCCGCCATCAGTGGCTCGACTGGTTATTCGATGACGGTGAGGCCATGACCTCCATCGCCCTGTTTGCCCCCAATGTGAACTTTAACTTTGAGGGTGAACCCCATACCCCGGCCTTCAGCCGCTTCCGTGAAGACCCAAACGATGAGGCGCGTTTTTACGCCACCGAAGTGCGATTGTTCGCCGGTGACGATATGAACCTTGCCACCCCGGATGAAACCGGTTGGAGGGGCATCGGGGTTTATTTGCCCGCCAAGTCCACCCTGGCAAGCCTGCCGCTTCGCACCGGCTTTAATACCGGACAGGGTAAACAGTGGGTGGAGAAGGGTGAGGTTAAGGGCGGCCCCTGGACCAACATGGGCCGTCAGGATCTCCTGCCTACCTGGCAATTTGCCAGCGAAGGGGCGCTTAAGCTCAGTTTTGATTTTGATACCGTTTATCAGGGCGGCAGCAGTCTGGCGGTGAAAGGTCAATCGCCCGGTCAAGCCACAGCCCCGCTTTATGCACTAGATGCAGTTCTCAGTGAATCCAGCCGGCTAACCCTGATAAGCCGGGGGCAGGCCAAAGGATTGAGTCTTTACCTTGAAACCACCGACGGTGAGCGGCTGACTCTTGCCCTGGGTAATCACAGCAACTGGACTACTCAATCACTGAAGCTCGGGGACCTTGCCAGCGAACAGCTGGCTGGTAAACAGCTTGCAGGTAAAAAACTGGCCGTTATCGGCCTTAAAGCCGATGGCAAAGAGAGCATCAATGCCCACCTTGGCTATCTGGAGCTGTTGCCATGATACCGCTGGAAGTCTGCATCGATGCCGATGACCTGCTCTCGCTGCCTGCCGACGTGGCAGCCGCCAAAGCGGGCGGCGCCAGTCGTATCGAGCTCTGTGGGCAAATGCAGCATCAGGGGCTGACGCCCACAGATGCCGCCATGGGTATTGCCCGGGAGGCTTTCGCCGATGTACCTGGTCTCTTGGTGATGATAAGACCCAGAGCCGGTGATTTTTGCTATTCGGCCTGCGAGCTTACCCAGATGCAGGACAGCATTTATCGGGCAGCAGGGCAGGGCGCCGATGGCATAGTGCTGGGGGTGCTGGACAGCCACAACCGGCTGGATATCATGGCCTTGTCGCCGCTGCTGGCGTTGGCGCAGCACCTCTCGTTGCAGGTGACCTTTCACCGCGCCTTTGATGCCATCGAAAATCAATTTGAGGCGCTGGAGCAACTTATCGACCTCGGGGTATCCCGGGTCCTCAGCGCGGGTACGCCCTGGGAGTCCGGGCTAGGGGTTATCGAGGGCTTACCCCGTCTTTCGGCCTTGCTCACCCGCGCGGCGGGACGCATTGAACTGGTCGCCGGGGGCGGTGTCGGCCCGGACAATGTGGCGCATATCCTGAGTGAACTGGATGGCTTCAGCCATTGGTCGCTGCATACCTACTCAGCCGTTCTCGACTCAAGCTTACGCGACGCCAACTTCACAGAGCCAAATTTGCAGAATTCAGCCAATGCCAAATCCGGCCCCGTGAGCCAGGCCAGGGTGGCGGAGCTGGTGGCCAATATCCGGGCGCATTCCTTATTACAAGTGCCGCAAGGGCGGCCTTTCACATGTTGAAGAGCATTATGACAACACATTCATTCGAGCCTTTTAGCCGATCACTGGACTCTTTTGGTCAAACAATGGATCTGGGCGGAGAGTGGCAATTTCGTCAGCAGGGTAAAGCCGAATGGCTGCCTGCCCAGGTGCCCGGCTGTAACTTTACCGATCTGCTCGCCAATGGCCTGATTGACGATCCCTTCTATCGGGATAACGAAGAGGCGCTGCAATGGATTGAGCAAGAGGACTGGCACTATCGCAAGACCTTTACCCTGGGCGAGGACTGGTGGCAAAACGATGAGGTGCAGCTGGTGGCCGAAGGTCTGGATACCTATTGCGACCTGTACCTCAATGGCCATAAGCTTGGCGACAGTCGCAATATGTTTATTGGTCAGCGTATTGCCTGTAAGTCGCTGCTGAAGGTTGGGGAAAACCTGCTGGAAATTCACTTTCGTTCGCCTATTAAAGAAACCCTGCCGCTGCATCAGGCGGCGGGCTTCACCTATCCGGCGGAAAACGACAAGTCGGTCGAGAAACTCAGCGTCTACAGCCGTAAGGCGCCCTGCCATTTTGGCTGGGATTGGGGCCCAAGATTTGTGACCAGTGGTATCTGGCGAGCCATCGGTCTGCAAGGGATAAAAAAAGGTCGTATCGAGGACGTGCACTTTATTCAGCACAGTCTCAGCAGTGATAAGGCCGAATTCAGCTTCGATGTCAGCCTGGAGATTTCTGCTCAGCTTCAGCAAGAGCGCCCTTTGACTCTGCGGGTCGCATGCCCCGCTGCGCCCGAGCTTGACCGCGAAGTGCCGCTTAACCGCGAAGTGCAGCTGACTGAACAATCGGCGCTGCGACTGGACTTCGAGCTCGCCAATCCCCGCCTCTGGTGGCCCAATGGCCTGGGGGAGGCCCATCTGTACGGATTTCAATTCACCCTGCTCAGTGACGATGAGATTCTGTCCCAGCACAGTCAGGCCGTTGGCCTGCGTACCCTGGAAGTCATCAACGAAGCCGATGGCATGGGGCAATCCTTCTACCTCAGGGTGAATGGTCAGCCGGTGTTTATGAAGGGGGCCAACTATATTCCCGGCGACAGCTTTATCCACCGCATGACGCCCGAGCGTCATCGGGCAGACTTTGAGGCCGTGGTGGACGCCAACATGAATATGCTGCGGGTGTGGGGCGGCGGCGTTTATCAGGATGATATTTTTTATCGCCTGGCCGATGAGAACGGCATCCTGATTTGGCAGGACTTTATGTTTGCCTGCTCCCTGTATCCGGCCGATGAGGCATTTCTGGATAATGTCCGCGAGGAAGCGGCCTACAACATCAAACGCCTGCGTAATCATCCCTGCCTGGCGCTCTGGTGCGGTAACAACGAAGTGGATATGGGCATCAAGCATTGGCAGTGGCCCGAGAAGTTTGGCTACAGCGAAGAGCTCTATGCCCGCCTGAAGGACGACTACATCCGCTTGTTTGATAAGTGTCTGCCCGGCGCCGTGGCCGAGTTGGACGCCGGACGTTTTTATCTGCGCTCGTCCCCCATTGGCTTCTGGGAAGAAGACATGGACCACATAGGCAATCACCATTATTGGGGCGTGTGGCACGGCGAGGAGCCCTTCAGCGAATATCAGAAACGTATTCCCCGCTTTATGAGTGAGTTTGGCTTTCAGTCATTCCCGCTGGCCTCATCCATGGCGCGTTTTACCGAGGAGGTCGACTGGCATCTGGACTCAAGCGTACTCAGGGTGCATCAGAAGCACCCCCGGGGCAACAAGCTGATCCGCAGCTACATGGAGCAGGAGTACCGGGATCCGGAAAACTTCCCGCGGCTGCTGTTTTTAAGTCAGGTGCAACAGGCCGAAGGCTTGAAGCTGGCGTTTGAAGCCCACCGCGCGGCGCGCCCCTTCTGCATGGGCAGCCTCTACTGGCAGCTTAACGACACCTGGCCTGCGGCGTCCTGGTCCGGCATCGATTACTACGGTCGCTGGAAGGCGCTGCACTATCAGGCCAAACGCAGTTTCCGCACCGATCTGCTGGTGGTGGATGAGGTCGATGAGGCAGTGCGTGTTCGCCTGGTGAGCGACCGCCTTGAACCGCTTAAGGCAAGGCTTGAACTTGAGCTGCTGGACTTTGACGGCAACTGCCTGTGGCAGGAGCGGCAGTCGATTGGTACCCCCCTGAATACCAGCACCCTGGTGTGCCAGTTGGATAGGGCAAGCCTGCTTGGCGAGTATGATGCCACTCAGCTGGTGCTGCGGGGACGCTTGCTGAATGAGCAGGGGCAACTGCTGACGGATTGCCTGTATTATTTTGTGCCCAGCAAAGACCAGGCACTGAAAACGCCGGAGCTGACCATTGAACCAGGCTTTGATGCAGAAGGGCTTAGCCTGACCCTTGGCACCAATACGCTTATTCGCCAGTGCCATTTGGAGTTACCAGACCTAGCCGGTAATTTTTCGGACAACTTCTTCGATTTGCTCCCCGGCGAGCCAAAGCGCATTCACATAGCTTTACCGGGCATGGATGAAAATGCCAAGGCGGCCCTGGTGAAGGGCATTCGCTGTCAATCCTTGGTGCAGGAGGAAACCCAATGACCCTGGCCTGGCTGGACTTACTGGTCATAGGCGCCTATCTGTTGGGAACTCTAGGGCTTGGGGTTTATATCTCCCGCCTTGCCAGCAGAGACATGAATGCCTACTTTTTGGCGGGCAAGGAAATCCCCTGGTGGGCGCTCGGCGTTTCCAATGCCTCGGGCATGTTCGACATCGCAGGCACCATGTGGTTGGTGTCCATGTGTTTTGTTTACGGCTTGAAGAGTGCCTGGCTGCCCTGGGTGTGGCCCATCTTCAACCAGGTATTCCTGATGGTTTACCTGTCGGTGTGGCTGCGCCGCTCCAACGTGATGACAGGGGCCCAGTGGCTGCAGACCCGCTTTGGCAGTGGCAGAGGCGCCGAGCTGTGCCAGCTGGTGGTGGTGATATTTGCCATTGTCAGCGCCATCGGCTTTATCGCCTATGCCTTTAAAGGCATTGGTAAATTCGCGGCCATTTTCTTCCCATGGCAGCTGTCGCCGGACACCTATGCGCTGATCATTTTTGCGGTAACCTGCCTGTATGTGATTAAGGGCGGCATGTATTCGGTGGTGTTTACCGAGGTGATGCAGTTTGTGATCATGACCATAGCCGCCGTGGCCGTGGGCCTGATTGCCATTAATCTGGTGACCCCGGAGCAAATCAAGGCCGCCACCCCGGAAGGCTGGGATAACATCTGGTTTGGCTGGCAGCTTGATCTCAACTGGCAGGGGCTGATTGACAGCGTGACCGAAAAGGTTCGTGCCGACAGTCTGGAGCTGATTGGCCTGATGATCATGATGATGCTGTTCAAGGGCGTGCTCTTTTCCATGGCGGGCCCTGTGCCCAACTACGATATGCAGCGCATTCTGGCGACCCGCTCACCCAAGGAAGCGGCCAAGATGAGCGGTCTGGTGTCTTTGGTGATGTTTTTCCCCCGTTACATGATGGTGGCCGGCCTTACCGTGTTGGCGCTTGTGTACATGGGCCCGGAAATTCAGGCCCAGGGTGGCAACTTCGATTTCGAGCAAATCCTGCCCTATGCCATTCATAACTTTGTGCCCGTGGGCCTGACGGGGCTGCTGATAGCCGGTCTCCTGGCGGCCTTTATGTCGACCCTGGCCGCCTCTCTCAACGCTGCCCCCGTGTACTTTGTGAATGACATCTACAAGCGCTATTTCCGCCCGGATGCCGATGACAGGACCTACGTTAAGGTCAGCTATCTGGTGTCACTGGTGCTGGTACTGATTGGTGTCGGGTTGGGACTGATGCTCTCCAGCATCAATGAGATCATGCAGTGGATCTTTGGCGCTCTCTTTGGCGGCTATGCCGCGGCCAACCTGCTTAAGTGGCATTGGTGGCGCTTTAATGCCTACGGCTACTTCTGGGGCATGATGGCGGGCTTGCTGGCATCCTTGTGTCTGCCGCTCTTTATGCCTGGTACCCATCCGCTGTTTGCCTTCCCGCTGCTGCTGGCGCTGAGTCTGGCGGGCTCCATCCTGGGGACACTGGCGACCCGTCCCGAGCCGGACGAAGTGCTGTGCGCCTTTTACCGTCAGGTACGTCCCTGGGGCTGCTGGGGGCCGGTGCATGACAAAGTCAAAGCCGCCGATCCTGATTTTGAGGTGGATACACATCCGCTGCGGGATATGGTGAATATTCTGGTCGGTATGGCCTGGCAGATTTGCCTGGTGGCCTTGCCCATCTACTTGGTTATCCAGCAATGGACTCAGGTATGGCTGGCATTGGCACTGGCGATACTGACATCCTGGTTCCTGAAGAAAAACTGGTTGGATAAGTTGAAAGATTAATGAAAACAATAACTCTGAAAGAGGGCATCGAGTCCTTACCACGTCTGACACCCATGTTGTTAACCCCAACGCTGTTGACCTTCTCCTTACTGACGGTAGCGGGCTGTGCCCCAAGGGCGGCTATAGAGCCCGTCACTGCAAGCGTCGAGCAGCTGCAGGCCGAGTCTCCGGCCCAAATCCAGGCCCTCGGGCATGTCGATCCTTTTATCGGCACGGGAGGCCACGGTCACACCTTTCCCGGAGCCCTGGTGCCCTTTGGTATGGTGCAGCTGAGCCCGGATAACCCATCCAAGGGCTGGGATTGGACCTCGGGTTATCACTATTCTGACGATACCCTGTTGGGCTTCAGCCACACCCACCTGTCGGGCACAGGCGTGGGCGACATGCTGGATGTGTTGGTAATGCCCTTTCGCGGCGACTACCTGACCCGGCCAAGAGACGACAAAGACAGAATTTTCACCCATTACGGCCATGCCAAAGAGAGTGCGACCCCTGGCTATTACAGCCTGTATCTGCCGGAAGAGCAGGTGCAGGTGGAGCTCACTGCCTCCACCCGCACCGGGGTTCACCGTTATCGCTTCGATGGCGACACGGATGCACAGCTGCTGATTGATTTGGGCTATGCCCAAAACTATGACAAATCCGTGGTCACCTTTCTGCGGGTAGAGGATGAGCACACTCTGACGGGTTACCGCCTGTCTACCGGCTGGGCCAAAAATCAGCCGCTGTACTTTGTGGCTAAGTTTGATCAGCCCTTCAGCCATCAACTCTACAGCGAAAACCAGCCCATCAAGGGTGAGCAGTTACAGGCCGAAAAAGGCCGCATAGTGCTGAACTTTGGTTCGTCGTCGGCGGGTTCTACGTCAGTTGGTGCTTCTGCGGAGAAAGCGGCAAAAGTGGTGGAAGCCAGGGTGGCACTGTCATACTCCAGCATTGCCGGTGCCAAAGCTAACCTGAAGGCCGAGGTGGCAGACCTGAGCTTTGCTCAAATCAAAGCCAATGCCCGCCAGGCCTGGGCGCAGCAGCTCGGTAAGTTTCAGATTGAAGACGGCAACGAGGTCAACAAAACCAAGTTTTACACGGCGCTCTATCATGCCTTTGTCGCGCCTCAGGTATTCCATGATGTGGATGGCGCTTTTTTCGGTGCCGATGGCGCCGCCCATGCCAACCCTGGCTATGGACGCTATTCGCTGTTTTCCCTCTGGGACACCTTCAGGGCCCTGCATCCGCTGCTGACCTTCAGCAACCCCGAACGGGTCGATGACATGGTCAAGTCCATGCTGGGTTTCTATGACGAGACAGGACTGTTGCCCACCTGGGACCTGATGTCCAACGAAACCGACGTCATGATTGGCTACCATGCGGTGCCCGTGATTGTGGATGCTTATTTAAAGGGCTTAACCAGCGCCGACCCGGAACACATTTACGCTGCCATCAAGGCCTCGGCGATGCAGGACAGATTCGGTATCGACAGGTTCAGGGAATACGGCTTTGTGCCTTCCGATCTGGAAGTGGAGGCCGTGTCCAAAACCCTGGAATATGCCTTTGATGACTGGGCCATAGCGCAAATGGCCAAGGCGCTTGGTAAAACCGCGGATTATCAGCTGTTCAGCCAAAGGGCGCAGAGCTATAAAACCCTGTTTGACGCTGAAACCGGCTTTATGCGCGGCAAGGATCACAGAGGAAACTGGGTCACGCCTTTCAACCCCACCTATGTGGAGCACCGCAACACCGACTACACAGAGGCCAACGCCTGGCAGTACAGCTTTTTTGTGCCCCACGACGTGCCGGGCCTGATGGCTTTGTACGGCGATGAGCAGAGCTTTGTGGCCAAGCTGGATGAGCTTTTCTCCACCAGTTCTGAAATGCAGGGGGATGTCTCCCCGGATATCTCCGGCCTTATCGGCCAATATGCCCACGGCAACGAGCCTGTGCATCATGTGGCCTACCTGTATGCCTTTACCGGTAAAAAGCAGCATGGCGAAGCACGGATTAAAGAAATCCGCGACACCATGTATCTGGCCAAGCCTGATGGTCTGGCCGGAAACGACGACCTGGGCCAGATGTCGGCCTGGTATGTGTTCAGCGCCATGGGCTTTTATCCGCTTAATCCCGTAGGCGGCGACTATGTGCTGGGCACCCCCCAGTTTGCCAAAGCGACCGTGATGCTGCCCAATGGCAAGTCATTAAATATCATAAAAAAAGGCGATGGATGGGTGAAGGCCGTGTGGCTGAATGGTAAAAAGCACGACAGTGCCATATTAACCCATCAGCAGCTGCTGAATGGCGGTGAGCTGGTTTTTGAACTGGCTGAATAAGCCAGCAGTGACAGAAACTGCGAATTGATGGAATGCGCACATGGGTTGATAAACCTTTTGTGCGCCTTCCTCTTTTGCCAAAAGCAGCAAACAACCCAGAACAGCTATGGGCGTTTAAAATAAAAAATCCTGTTATAACAAGGGCTATAACAGGATTTTAATAAGGCGTAGCAGGGACAAACTTACTCTACGTTTTGGATCTGCTCGTAAATTAAAATTTAATAATCTAATTAAAACAATATCTTAAGTTTATTTTCCATATTTCTGCTGTGTTCACTACCCGCTTTACTACCCACAAGCAAAAATCTTATTGGGTTTGTGCTGAGTGAACATTATGCCAACAAGCCCACCTCAGGCTTGTTGAGGTGGGAAAACTGGGAAAGTGGGAACACCAACCTGACAATACTAATCTCTATGCTTTGACTTAACCATGTCGGTTCATTCCGGTTGCCAGGCGCAACCTGCCCAATGCGCTTCGTAGCGCTTCGCGAAATCGTTCATCTCACGAATATTACCCGCAGGTTCACGGCAGGCCCGGGCGCAGGTAGAAACGACATCTCGGTAGAACCCCGGAGCGACAGCCTTGATGCCCCCATAATTCATTAGCAACTCAGAAAGGCGCTCCGTGATTTTTGCTCCGCGAGGTGCCATCACAATGCTCGGGGGCTCTCCATAAGTGTTGATCAACACGTATCGCCAGCTTGGGTCGGAAGTTCCCAGACGAGGGACAATCTCACAGGGACATGCATCTCCACCGCTGGAAATGCCTTCATAGACTTCTTTTAGGGCCAGTGGTTTGTGGGCCACTAGGACATAAGGTCCGGCCTCCACATATCTGCCCATACTTTCGTCGTATTCGATGCCGAGTAAGGCTTCCAGGTCAAAACGCGCATGCCGGTCAAGGGACGCCTTCCCCGAAGTGAACCATTGGAGTTCCCGCAGGGTGATCCCGGCACACTTGGCAATCTCTGCAGGTGAATTGGGCCAGCACGCCACAAGGTTCTTGGCGATTTCGGCCGCGTTGTCATAGTCACTGTCGGCCCAGACATCTTCATCCTCAACGATATCCTCCGCTGCCTTCTCACCTGTCAGTAGCCAGGTACTGCCATCAAACCCATCGAGGTTGAAATATCGGGGCTGATCTGGCGGCAGGGAGGTCTGCCAGGAAGACAGCCATGGACCAGGTGCCCAGTCGAGCCCGTTGGTCACTGTTGGCACTGTCACTTGCGCCGGTAAGGCCAGCCACTGCTGGAGCCTGTCTTCCACCTCGCGACTGTTCACGCCTCTGTGGCCCTCCCTGACACGAAAATCGTGGTCATCCTGAGCGTACCGGCAAAGGGCCTGGATGGACCCGTTAAGAGAGCAGTCATTTCCGTCGTGCTTCCTCAGCAGCCACCGGCTGGCGTCCTGGGCTGAGCGCAGGGACGCGGGAAGGGATTTCTCCCTGGCATTGGCGACTTCGACCTGGACTCCGATTTTTGCCATTTCCCCTACCAGTTCAGGGCTGGCCGTCGCGAGGTGCCTGTTGATCCGCAGGATGTCCGGTCGGCCACGCAATCCCTCAGCGTTATTCCAGGCTTCCAGAAGAGCATCCTGGAAAGCCTTGGGCTGATCGACCGGGGTAAAGGTCATCCATCGAATGGGTAACCCGGCAACCGTCAATCCGTAGAGTAAGAGAGGGCTGAGTCCGTACCGCTCTGCATCCTTGATCTTGATCGGGTCCCGCACCGATACAATGCCATGCTCCGGATGGTGGAAAAGGAACTTGGCTATTGCAACGTAGAAATGATGTTCTCTTGGTGATGGCTGCGTCTGCTTGTTCATGCCCACTCCTGGAGAAATGCGAGCTTTCCCAGAGAACTGCCGTAGGCTCTGCGGTCCGCCAACAATCTGGCCAACAGTAGAGCGCGAGATAGCCTTGGTTGATGATCTGGATTTCTACTACAGGAGTTCATTCATCCTCTCCTGGAAATAGCTTGGGTATTTCTCCATTACCGCCCTGGCTCCGTCCCGATCTTTTTTCAGCGCCTTCACGAGATCCCTCTTCTGAGTCGCTGCCAGGTTCAAGGATGCGGCGAGGTCCTGAGCGATGACGCGGTCCGAAAAGCCAAGCTCGTAAAGGGCAATGGTGGCTTCGTTCGGCAGACCATATTTCAGTCGCTTTTGGAAAATTTGGAGACGATTGATCGGGTCATCTGTTCCTTCGCGGTCCAGCATTTCTACAAATTCACACAATGCACTCACAAGAAGAACCCCATCGTAGGCAAGACCGCCCTCGCAGATATCAATGATATTTTCGATTTTGACTTTCCTGGGCCTCTTCCCCTTACCGAGCTTGCATTTATTATTGTCGGCAATTCTGAAAAGCTGATGAAATGGGGTTCCTGAAATCCACTTCTTCGTAATTTCTTTCAGGACGTTCTTCTTGTCGAACTTATTGAAAGCTTTGTTGTGTACATGCCCCATTATTAATGGCCACACGAGGTCAAAAGCTTCGTCTCCATTTTGGGCGTCAAGAAGTTCATCAGCGTTATCTTGAACCCACCCCTCAATCGCCTTGGCATCGTTGACACCATAGAGTGTTTTGCCAAATGCTTTTCGCCGATTAACGTCAGTAATATTCTCTGATATGTTTTCCGCCAGAAGCTTGAACAATTCTTGAATCTGTTCCCGTTTCTCATCATCAGCCAAGAAGTACGCCAATGTCTGTTCCGCGAGATCAGCAATGTCTTCCTCCGTCAACCCATTATCAACAGCATCCCAGTTGGAGAGAAGAAAGCCTTCGATGGAGGCGAGAGTCAGGCTGAAAAATTCGAATTGCGGTTTAACCGCATCGACCGTGAAACCGTTTCTACCGTATTGTTTAGCAATCTTGGTGATAATTTCATTCAGGGAATCCCACCCGGCTATATGAGCTTTGGCAAAAGACAGGATGTCCCATGTCAACGAATGATTCATTTTGTCTTTTGACTTGGTACGGTCATTCCGGATAACCAGAGGGATCAGTTGAAAGAGGCTGCTTGCGCATTCCTCTGACTTGGTTGGATCAAGCAGCTCCTTGACTATATCCCACCGCCAACCGTCTTTTCGGTTGCGGCGCTTGTCATACACAATAGGGTCGGCAAACAAAATGCTGCCTTCAGTATGCATCCCCGCTCGGCCCGCTCGGCCAATGAGATTGTGGAAATCGCGAACCTTGATGCGCTCCATGCCCTGGTAGACGCTGGTAACAATGAGGTACCGAATTGGGAGATTTACGCCCTGCGCCAGTGTGGAGGTGCAAACAACGAACCGCACGAGGTTTTCACGCATAGCGTGTTCCACTGAAAGGCGGATACCATGTGGTGTATTGCCATGATGAGAAAATATGCCATGCTCAGCACTCATTGAAGCCGATGCTTCAGGTCCAAGATTCGCAGCATGGAGGTAATGGAGCCGTTCAACCTCCATTTGATTTGAGAATTCTTGTGGGAGTGGAAACGGAATACCACGATCAATGAATTCTACCGCTTTTTCACAGATGCTTGTCGCTGTTGATTTTTTGCCACAGAAGATGGCGATGCTTCCATTAGGGGCCAGTTTTATACCGAGATAGAGTGCAATGGCCTGGCCATCGTCCCTCTCTGGAAAATGACGTTCTTTCTGCTCTCTGCCTCTTTTCCCGAGATTGAATCTTTCAATCACCCTGGGAACGAAAAACTCGCCTTGTTCGGCATCACGGCTGTCGACGTACTCGATCCTTCCCAACTGATCGAGCCAGCTCGCGAACCCGATCGACCTGAAAGTCGGAATCAGGGTTGTTCCTTCGACGACATTGGGCTCCCCGTTCAGCCATTCTCCAACAGCCTCGGCGTTGCTGATGACCGCTGAGATCAGCACCTTCTGGGTTCCTTCAGGAATCATGGAGCGCAGCGACG
This sequence is a window from Shewanella zhangzhouensis. Protein-coding genes within it:
- a CDS encoding endo-beta-N-acetylglucosaminidase is translated as MKKSALSLALVLCGLWLQPPVWAETQPETDKAVGGILDSKPPFALTIAEAKAWSPVGATADSRNVSQVPLAPRFSAPLAGQKVSDAKVLYAPDGMNNFANYLETQGQFNLYNFTHWSQIDVLNWFAGTADLGVQIPARPWVDTAHKNGVKVIGSVFLGVAQWGGSADKVEALLEQDAQGHFIVADKLIQMARYYGFDGWLINQETDLTAVKDADNNLVADKSDPVRGRELAGRMLAFVQYLTANAPQGMEIHWYDAMIASGEVRWQNQLNQHNRAYLQDRVQDDSPGGLQSSLQNTVRSSDAIFLNYWWNKDMVRASVQEAEALGRSPYDVYVGADLWPSRNAQRAFSRHQWLDWLFDDGEAMTSIALFAPNVNFNFEGEPHTPAFSRFREDPNDEARFYATEVRLFAGDDMNLATPDETGWRGIGVYLPAKSTLASLPLRTGFNTGQGKQWVEKGEVKGGPWTNMGRQDLLPTWQFASEGALKLSFDFDTVYQGGSSLAVKGQSPGQATAPLYALDAVLSESSRLTLISRGQAKGLSLYLETTDGERLTLALGNHSNWTTQSLKLGDLASEQLAGKQLAGKKLAVIGLKADGKESINAHLGYLELLP
- a CDS encoding copper homeostasis protein CutC: MIPLEVCIDADDLLSLPADVAAAKAGGASRIELCGQMQHQGLTPTDAAMGIAREAFADVPGLLVMIRPRAGDFCYSACELTQMQDSIYRAAGQGADGIVLGVLDSHNRLDIMALSPLLALAQHLSLQVTFHRAFDAIENQFEALEQLIDLGVSRVLSAGTPWESGLGVIEGLPRLSALLTRAAGRIELVAGGGVGPDNVAHILSELDGFSHWSLHTYSAVLDSSLRDANFTEPNLQNSANAKSGPVSQARVAELVANIRAHSLLQVPQGRPFTC
- a CDS encoding beta-mannosidase yields the protein MDLGGEWQFRQQGKAEWLPAQVPGCNFTDLLANGLIDDPFYRDNEEALQWIEQEDWHYRKTFTLGEDWWQNDEVQLVAEGLDTYCDLYLNGHKLGDSRNMFIGQRIACKSLLKVGENLLEIHFRSPIKETLPLHQAAGFTYPAENDKSVEKLSVYSRKAPCHFGWDWGPRFVTSGIWRAIGLQGIKKGRIEDVHFIQHSLSSDKAEFSFDVSLEISAQLQQERPLTLRVACPAAPELDREVPLNREVQLTEQSALRLDFELANPRLWWPNGLGEAHLYGFQFTLLSDDEILSQHSQAVGLRTLEVINEADGMGQSFYLRVNGQPVFMKGANYIPGDSFIHRMTPERHRADFEAVVDANMNMLRVWGGGVYQDDIFYRLADENGILIWQDFMFACSLYPADEAFLDNVREEAAYNIKRLRNHPCLALWCGNNEVDMGIKHWQWPEKFGYSEELYARLKDDYIRLFDKCLPGAVAELDAGRFYLRSSPIGFWEEDMDHIGNHHYWGVWHGEEPFSEYQKRIPRFMSEFGFQSFPLASSMARFTEEVDWHLDSSVLRVHQKHPRGNKLIRSYMEQEYRDPENFPRLLFLSQVQQAEGLKLAFEAHRAARPFCMGSLYWQLNDTWPAASWSGIDYYGRWKALHYQAKRSFRTDLLVVDEVDEAVRVRLVSDRLEPLKARLELELLDFDGNCLWQERQSIGTPLNTSTLVCQLDRASLLGEYDATQLVLRGRLLNEQGQLLTDCLYYFVPSKDQALKTPELTIEPGFDAEGLSLTLGTNTLIRQCHLELPDLAGNFSDNFFDLLPGEPKRIHIALPGMDENAKAALVKGIRCQSLVQEETQ
- a CDS encoding sodium:solute symporter family protein, with protein sequence MTLAWLDLLVIGAYLLGTLGLGVYISRLASRDMNAYFLAGKEIPWWALGVSNASGMFDIAGTMWLVSMCFVYGLKSAWLPWVWPIFNQVFLMVYLSVWLRRSNVMTGAQWLQTRFGSGRGAELCQLVVVIFAIVSAIGFIAYAFKGIGKFAAIFFPWQLSPDTYALIIFAVTCLYVIKGGMYSVVFTEVMQFVIMTIAAVAVGLIAINLVTPEQIKAATPEGWDNIWFGWQLDLNWQGLIDSVTEKVRADSLELIGLMIMMMLFKGVLFSMAGPVPNYDMQRILATRSPKEAAKMSGLVSLVMFFPRYMMVAGLTVLALVYMGPEIQAQGGNFDFEQILPYAIHNFVPVGLTGLLIAGLLAAFMSTLAASLNAAPVYFVNDIYKRYFRPDADDRTYVKVSYLVSLVLVLIGVGLGLMLSSINEIMQWIFGALFGGYAAANLLKWHWWRFNAYGYFWGMMAGLLASLCLPLFMPGTHPLFAFPLLLALSLAGSILGTLATRPEPDEVLCAFYRQVRPWGCWGPVHDKVKAADPDFEVDTHPLRDMVNILVGMAWQICLVALPIYLVIQQWTQVWLALALAILTSWFLKKNWLDKLKD